The Pseudanabaena sp. ABRG5-3 genome includes the window GCCCCAATTGGTACAAGCACCGCAGGACTGGTGGGGTTATTGAGCTGAATTTGAATTTCATTGCTTGGCAAAGCCTTTAAGCCATCGAGTAAATATTTGACGTTAAAGGCGATTTCCACATCTTCGCCCGAAATCTGCGCTGGTAAAGACTCACGTCCTGCGGCAACATCTGGAGCTTCAACAGACAGAGAAATTTCCTGACCTATCGAGTCAATTGTAATTTTGACAATGTTGTTTTTTTGGTCAGCGAGGACAGCAATCCGCTCGAGGGCTGACAAAAATAATTTACGCTCAACGGTCACTTGACGCTCAAAGCGATTGGGGATCAACTGGCGATAGTTGGGATAAGTGCCATCTAGCAATCGTGAAATCAAGATTTGATTTGCACTTTGGAAAATCATGTTAGCGCGATCAAACTTAACTGCGATCGCCCCTTCGGTTTGTTGATTAAGCATTCTTTCTAGCTCCCGCAAAGCTCTTGCGGGGATCGTCACTTCCAAACTAGTGGATACAGTATCCCCCGTCACAGGTGGCTCATCGGCATCAAGGAAACCTGTCTGGACTACGGACAACCGATGTCCATCAGTTGCCGCAAACTCAAGGCGATCGGCACTAGCCGTCAAATGCACACCTGTAAGAATCCGCTTAGTTTCATCGGCTGAAGTCGCAAACAGGGTCGAGGCTAAACCACTGAGCATCGATTCCACAGGCAAGTAGGTAGTTTCGCCATCTTCACCAATTTGGGGCAGTTCGGGAAACTCTTCCACAGGTAGACCATGCATTTGGTAGCGACCTGAACCACAGACGATCGACACCATCGTGTTGTCTTTGTCTACGCTGATGGTGATGTCCTCATCGGGTAGACGGGAAACAATGTCGTTGAGGAGCTTTGCAGGCAGGGTAATCGATCCCGCTTCTACCACTTGGGCAGGAAAAGAAACCTGAATTCCCAAATTGAGATCAAAGGCAGTCATACCAAGGCTTTGACTAGAGCTATCAGCATCGAGTCGAATATTTGCCAAGATCGGGTGTGTGGGACGGGAAGCGACAGCACGACCGACAAGGGCAAGGTTAGCAGCGAGTTGGTTTTGAGGACAGACTAGTCGCATAGTTTGAGGGCAAAATTTGTCTAAACTGATTGGAAAACAATGTGGAATTATGGCTAATTCTTGAACCGAAAGGCAATAAGGCTAGTGTGTAAATGCCTTGTTTGAGAGTTGGTTTGGCTCTTGTCTGAATTTTTAAAAATTGAGGAGAAAGCTCATGGGGAAAAGTCTAGAAGATTTCAAAGATTTTGAGGACTTAGTGAAGTTTTAACAGAAATCTGAAAAATAGCAAAACCAAAAAAATGTATTTAAGCAATTTAAAACTTTAGGAAAAAACTTAAAACGAAATGTTGAGCCAAAGCTCTTTAGTTTTTTAATTTGTGGAAGCTAATCATAACATCGTTGGAAATTTTTGTACGCTGAAAATAAAATTTTATTTTTCGTTATTTTTTCATTCGATCTAATTATTACTATTCAAGAATAAATAAATTTATTAATAGTAGTAGTAGGGGCTGTGGAAAATGTGGAAAACTTTAAAAATAGTATATCTAATCGGCTCTCTAGGGATTTTTGCCTGTGGAAAAACCTGTGGAAAAAGTGGCTAGTTTTCCACAGAGTATAAATACCTATTAAAAGTTTTCCACATTTATCCCTAAGTTATCCACAGATTTAGCCAAGTTATCCACAAAAGATTTTGAGTTTTCCACAGGTTTTCCACAGGCAAAAGTTCCTTATGGGGACTAGGTTGGGGATAACTTTGTGCAAAACATAAAAAAATGGGCAAAAAAAATTAGCGATCGCCATCATGTTTTCTGTGAAATCTCACTAAATTTATGTGGGGCATGGGATAAGTTGACAATGTTTTTAATTTCATCCTAAATTTATGTTT containing:
- the dnaN gene encoding DNA polymerase III subunit beta, whose protein sequence is MRLVCPQNQLAANLALVGRAVASRPTHPILANIRLDADSSSQSLGMTAFDLNLGIQVSFPAQVVEAGSITLPAKLLNDIVSRLPDEDITISVDKDNTMVSIVCGSGRYQMHGLPVEEFPELPQIGEDGETTYLPVESMLSGLASTLFATSADETKRILTGVHLTASADRLEFAATDGHRLSVVQTGFLDADEPPVTGDTVSTSLEVTIPARALRELERMLNQQTEGAIAVKFDRANMIFQSANQILISRLLDGTYPNYRQLIPNRFERQVTVERKLFLSALERIAVLADQKNNIVKITIDSIGQEISLSVEAPDVAAGRESLPAQISGEDVEIAFNVKYLLDGLKALPSNEIQIQLNNPTSPAVLVPIGATKMTYLLMPVQIRN